A genomic stretch from Edaphobacter aggregans includes:
- a CDS encoding sugar phosphate isomerase/epimerase family protein: protein MAESDHDDCGFGHASFGLSCRADASRECLTEALPPNRLKPEGPILKHSRRDFLKAGSASIACASLLSPRKLYAQSLNVPLALQLYSVRELLPTDYAGTLKEIGALGYREVESAGYFNHSAAEVKQAMDNAGLKLVSAHYPSEELHRQFDQIVAFNKELGVSYIICSSPRLKDPSRRGKPDTFTLDDWRWNAEEFNALGEKVNAADMKFGYHNHINEFHKTDGVVPYVELLRLTDPSKVAMELDCGWVIVGGGNPIEYLRSYPSRIVMLHVKDFKRSNTPVSNTNRPAVAELGQGTIDYAPILQEAAKAGNVKHCFVEQEAFNVPPMQSLKIDADYMRKLGVG from the coding sequence ATGGCAGAATCCGACCATGACGATTGTGGCTTTGGCCATGCGAGCTTCGGATTATCTTGCCGAGCAGATGCGTCAAGGGAATGTTTAACTGAGGCGTTGCCTCCAAACAGACTGAAACCAGAGGGTCCTATCTTGAAGCATTCACGAAGAGATTTTCTCAAAGCCGGATCGGCCTCTATCGCCTGCGCCTCGCTGCTCAGCCCCCGTAAATTATATGCGCAGAGTCTTAATGTGCCGCTTGCCCTTCAGCTTTATTCGGTGCGAGAGCTATTGCCGACAGATTACGCGGGCACGCTCAAAGAGATTGGGGCGCTCGGTTATCGCGAGGTGGAGTCGGCAGGCTATTTCAACCACAGCGCAGCCGAAGTTAAGCAGGCCATGGACAACGCCGGGTTGAAACTGGTCAGTGCACATTATCCTTCGGAAGAGTTGCACAGGCAGTTCGACCAGATTGTTGCGTTCAATAAAGAGCTGGGTGTCAGTTACATTATTTGTTCTTCTCCGCGGCTCAAAGATCCGTCACGGCGAGGTAAGCCTGATACGTTCACGCTTGATGATTGGCGTTGGAATGCCGAGGAGTTCAATGCACTGGGAGAAAAAGTAAACGCAGCGGATATGAAGTTCGGCTATCACAACCACATCAATGAATTTCATAAGACGGATGGCGTGGTGCCTTATGTCGAACTGCTGCGTCTGACCGATCCTTCCAAGGTTGCGATGGAGTTGGATTGCGGATGGGTCATTGTCGGAGGCGGAAATCCGATCGAGTACCTTCGGAGCTATCCCTCTCGCATCGTCATGCTGCATGTGAAAGATTTCAAGCGTTCTAACACGCCTGTATCGAATACGAATCGCCCTGCCGTTGCAGAGTTAGGACAGGGCACGATCGACTATGCTCCTATCCTTCAGGAAGCGGCGAAGGCTGGGAACGTGAAGCACTGCTTTGTGGAACAGGAGGCGTTTAATGTGCCTCCCATGCAATCTTTGAAGATCGATGCGGACTATATGCGCAAGTTAGGCGTAGGTTAG
- a CDS encoding D-hexose-6-phosphate mutarotase, with protein MDLTQLNEHFALPGILAFHQTPTGLIYADVTTPQAKATVYLQGAHITDWQPAGQRPILFLSRKTDLLPGKPIRGGVPIAFPWFAADKNLTRFQGKPGPSHGFARIQDWTLAFVALSGDDLHLTFTLGPSQMSRDLGFDNFALAYQLTIGRSLTMRLTVANNATTPLVFEEALHTYYHVIDVHEVSVTGLEPTSFIDKTDNMRETPAANALLTFTGPTDRVYENTAATCIIHDPLAKRNTTIAKTNSNTTVVFNPWKELPDMAPDEWHEMLCVETVNAAANAITLAPNSTHTMQAHITIANI; from the coding sequence ATGGATCTCACCCAGCTCAACGAACACTTTGCCCTCCCCGGCATCCTCGCCTTCCACCAGACGCCCACCGGCCTCATCTACGCCGACGTCACTACTCCTCAGGCGAAGGCCACCGTTTACCTGCAGGGCGCGCATATCACTGATTGGCAGCCCGCTGGCCAACGACCGATCCTCTTCCTCAGCCGGAAAACAGACCTCCTTCCCGGCAAGCCCATCCGCGGCGGAGTCCCCATTGCTTTCCCGTGGTTCGCCGCAGACAAAAACCTCACCCGCTTCCAGGGCAAGCCCGGTCCCTCGCACGGCTTCGCCCGCATCCAGGACTGGACCCTGGCCTTCGTCGCGCTCTCCGGCGACGACCTTCACCTCACATTCACCCTCGGCCCCTCGCAGATGAGTCGCGATCTCGGCTTCGACAACTTCGCCCTCGCCTATCAGCTCACTATCGGCCGCAGCCTTACCATGCGACTCACCGTGGCCAACAACGCGACCACCCCGCTCGTCTTCGAAGAGGCGCTCCACACCTACTACCACGTCATCGACGTCCACGAGGTCAGCGTCACCGGCCTCGAGCCTACATCTTTCATCGATAAGACCGACAACATGCGCGAGACGCCCGCCGCCAACGCTCTGCTCACCTTCACCGGCCCCACCGATCGCGTCTACGAAAACACCGCGGCCACCTGCATCATCCACGACCCCTTGGCCAAGCGAAACACCACCATCGCCAAGACCAACTCCAACACCACCGTAGTCTTCAACCCCTGGAAAGAGCTGCCCGACATGGCCCCCGACGAGTGGCACGAGATGCTATGCGTCGAAACCGTCAACGCTGCCGCCAATGCCATCACGCTGGCCCCCAACTCCACCCACACCATGCAGGCTCACATTACCATCGCGAACATCTGA